A section of the Pochonia chlamydosporia 170 chromosome 2, whole genome shotgun sequence genome encodes:
- a CDS encoding cell wall biogenesis protein Ecm15 (similar to Metarhizium acridum CQMa 102 XP_007810070.1), with the protein MDYASIPTPSACYADFCLIPVGTGKVSVADEIAQVQRVLKASGLKYTLHSAGTTVEGSWDEVMSVVGKAHAVVHQGGVVRVQSSMRVGSRTDKKQTAEEKVRRVEELLEK; encoded by the exons ATGGACTACGCTTCTATTCCCACCCCGTCAGCATGCTACGCCGACTTCTGCCTCATCCCC GTCGGCACAGGCAAAGTCTCTGTTGCGGATGAAATCGCACAGGTGCAGCGCGTCCTCAAGGCAAGTGGGTTGAAGTACACGCTTCATTCGGCGGGTACTACCGTTG AAGGCAGTTGGGATGAGGTTATGAGTGTGGTTGGCAAGGCGCATGCGGTGGTGCATCAGGGGGGAGTGGTGAGGGTGCAGTCGAGTATGCGCGTGGGGAGCAG GACGGATAAGAAGCAGACTGCTGAGGAAAAGGTTCGGAGGGTGGAGGAGTTACTGGAGAAGTGA
- a CDS encoding F-box-like domain-containing protein — translation MEQKWTQHWVRHQVLSLPELLVHIFEYLEREKPTLAAVVRVSQRWFACGTHVLWQEAPYQKLLQVEASRRQIYAPKFTKIIFEGDDDAPVHFEFEELKFLNVKILSVGAERNKDGRQPFIRQYLQQPLQDFWYIGGDLDHDFLTYVKDTCWNIRRIQLDSPGPKVTPGFFYSFISELRTLHHMEFKHQMDHLVTGDLLVHLASRENLSHLVIGTFVRNKLVRRLVREVREPFPAIRDLFMNIETDSFSLLVKFLGNLTHLHLMVRDDYGEVIRKIAPLTILVKLALEFTIDTELSKDEIMALKSFPRVRVLRIFTHGQQGAVHVSARNSGFSDSDFDHVVKHLPALREFAFNVASNLTAEALASLSRHCRWLKDVSIPQKFDMEPFVRPESQPQLSLPYLMWLSIDGFVTPPVQDDAEEGQRPDPTVLVARLREWFPRLQRVYVESIEDYTQHFNAEFESLVGGQ, via the exons ATGGAGCAGAAATGGACACAGCACTGGGTCAGGCACCAAGTTCTGTCACTCCCCGAGCTGCTTGTTCATATATTCGAGTATCTAGAACGCGAAAAACCGACCTTGGCAGCCGTAGTAAGAGTCTCTCAACGGTGGTTTGCTTGTGGAACACACGTcctttggcaagaagcacCATACCAAAAGCTTCTCCAAGTCGAAGCCAGCCGTCGTCAAATTTATGCCCCAAAGTTCACCAAAATTATATTCGAGGGCGATGATGACGCACCCGTTCACTTTGAGTTTGAGGAACTGAAATTCTTGAACGTAAAGATACTCTCAGTTGGGGCAGAGCGGAACAAGGATGGCCGTCAGCCTTTCATACGGCAGTACCTTCAGCAACCCTTGCAAGACTTTTGGTATATTGGAGGGGACTTGGACCACGACTTCTTAACCTACGTGAAGGATACATGCTGGAACATTCGCAGGATTCAACTCGACTCGCCAGGGCCTAAAGTCACGCCCGGGTTTTTCTACAGTTTCATCTCCGAATTGCGGACACTGCATCACATGGAATTCAAGCACCAGATGGACCACCTGGTCACCGGTGATCTCCTCGTGCATCTTGCGAGTCGAGAGAATCTTTCACACTTGGTGATTGGAACCTTTGTCCGCAACAAGCTTGTTCGCCGACTGGTGAGGGAAGTTCGTGAACCATTCCCAGCCATTCGAGACCTGTTCATGAACATCGAGACGGACAGCTTCTCCTTATTAGTCAAGTTTTTGGGAAATCTTACTCACCTTCACCTTATGGTCCGGGACGACTACGGCGAAGTCATCCGTAAAATTGCCCCCCTGACTATATTGGTGAAACTAGCACTGGAATTCACAATTGACACTGAGCTTTCCAAGGACGAAATTATGGCCCTCAAGTCATTCCCCAGAGTTCGCGTGCTTCGCATTTTCACACATGGACAACAAGGCGCAGTACATGTCTCAGCGAGGAATTCTGGCTTCTCGGATTCTGACTTTGATCATGTAGTCAAGCATCTCCCGGCGTTGCGAGAATTTGCCTTCAACGTGGCAAGCAATTTGACCGCCGAGGCCCTCGCGTCTCTGTCTCGCCACTGCCGGTGGCTCAAAGACGTTTCAATACCCCAAAAGTTCGACATGGAACCGTTTGTTAGGCCGGAATCGCAACCACAACTGAGTCTCCCTTACCTGATGTGGCTCAGCATTGATGGGTTCGTAACACCGCCGGTGCAAgatgatgcagaagaagg CCAAAGACCCGATCCCACTGTACTTGTCGCCAGGCTGAGAGAATGGTTTCCCAGGCTGCAGAGGGTTTATGTTGAAAGCATCGAGGATTACACACAACATTTCAACGCTGAATTCGAATCTTTGGTCGGTGGACAGTAG
- a CDS encoding PLC-like phosphodiesterase (similar to Metarhizium robertsii ARSEF 23 XP_007822086.1), translating to MLTPLRHAHAVLTALVAFSHAVHALPQLPSSSTTAVAPLPSGISSGNACNNSPTLCGRQYNSITHMGAHNSAFLRDSSTGNSIAGNQFKNATIALDAGLRLLQAQVHKPNSTLELCHTSCNLLDAGDLETWLKSVNDWVTRNPNDVVTLLLVNANKAPASDFGAAFEASGLAKVAYKPQSNTLTSTWPTLQDMIRSNSRVVTFVTNMDFSASTPYLLPEFDHVFETPFEVTALGGFNCTVDRPSKAKPPSTSLANGYMSLVNHFKYQNLIGTVQVPDADAIETVNSASTEQPGNLGKHLEQCKTEWAKQPNFVLVDFWDKGDPIAALDSMNGVTDAKGRTTTQSSGQSAGSNFAQERKLGTGALVAFVSAALLLV from the coding sequence ATGTTGACACCACTGCGACATGCCCATGCCGTCCTGACAGCGCTGGTCGCTTTCTCACATGCGGTCCACGCTCTTCCACAActgccttcatcatcaaccacaGCCGTTGCTCCATTGCCATCAGGCATCTCCTCTGGTAATGCCTGCAATAACTCTCCGACTCTCTGTGGTCGTCAGTACAACTCCATTACACACATGGGAGCCCACAACAGCGCCTTTCTACGAGACAGCAGCACTGGCAACTCCATAGCCGGAAATCAGTTCAAAAACGCAACCATCGCCCTGGACGCTGGTCTCCGACTCCTTCAAGCACAGGTTCACAAGCCAAATTCTACCCTGGAACTTTGCCATACCTCGTGTAACTTGCTCGATGCCGGGGATCTGGAAACATGGCTAAAGAGCGTCAATGACTGGGTCACCAGGAACCCCAATGATGTTGTAACTTTGTTGCTagtcaatgccaacaagGCCCCTGCTTCCGACTTTGGCGCCGCCTTTGAAGCCTCGGGCCTTGCAAAAGTCGCCTACAAGCCGCAGTCAAACACTCTGACGTCCACCTGGCCGACTCTCCAGGACATGATTCGCTCCAACTCTCGTGTCGTCACCTTTGTTACAAACATGGACTTCTCCGCATCCACGCCCTATCTCCTCCCCGAGTTCGATCATGTCTTCGAGACGCCATTCGAAGTTACTGCTCTTGGTGGCTTCAACTGCACTGTCGATCGACCATCCAAGGCTAAACCGCCATCTACCTCTTTGGCCAACGGCTACATGAGCCTTGTCAACCACTTCAAATACCAAAATCTCATAGGTACCGTGCAGGTTCCCGACGCCGATGCCATTGAGACCGTCAACAGCGCGAGTACCGAGCAACCTGGAAATCTGGGCAAACACCTGGAGCAGTGCAAGACGGAGTGGGCGAAACAGCCCAATTTTGTGCTGGTTGATTTCTGGGACAAGGGCGATCCTATCGCTGCCCTGGATAGTATGAACGGTGTGACGGATGCCAAGGGAAGGACTACGACACAGTCGAGTGGCCAGTCGGCCGGGAGCAACTTCGCTCAAGAGAGGAAACTTGGAACCGGGGCTCTCGTGGCCTTTGTTTCGGCTGCGTTACTGCTGGTGTAG